From Bordetella flabilis, the proteins below share one genomic window:
- the rlmH gene encoding 23S rRNA (pseudouridine(1915)-N(3))-methyltransferase RlmH has protein sequence MKLIVIAVGNRMPDWVQTAWDDYARRLPPDCALELREIKPEPRTSGKTPAQMMAAEGRRIEAALPGGALRVALDERGRDLTTAALAQSLEQWRGEGRDVAFLVGGPDGLDASLKASSGLQLRLSSLTLPHPMVRVLLAEQLYRAWAILANHPYHRA, from the coding sequence GTGAAGCTGATCGTCATCGCAGTGGGCAACCGCATGCCCGATTGGGTCCAGACAGCCTGGGACGATTACGCGCGGCGGCTTCCACCCGACTGTGCGCTCGAATTGCGGGAAATCAAGCCCGAGCCGCGTACAAGCGGCAAGACCCCCGCGCAAATGATGGCAGCGGAAGGAAGGCGGATAGAAGCTGCCCTGCCCGGGGGCGCACTGCGCGTGGCGCTGGATGAGCGCGGCCGCGACCTCACCACCGCCGCACTCGCCCAGTCTCTGGAGCAATGGCGCGGCGAGGGACGTGACGTCGCTTTTCTCGTAGGCGGCCCCGATGGCCTGGACGCCTCGCTCAAGGCGTCCAGCGGCCTGCAGCTACGACTCTCCTCGCTGACCCTGCCGCATCCCATGGTTCGCGTACTGCTTGCCGAACAGCTGTATCGGGCCTGGGCCATTCTGGCCAACCATCCCTACCATCGGGCGTAG
- the rsfS gene encoding ribosome silencing factor: MDIQKLQRAVIDALEDVKAQDIKVFNTTHLTSLFDRVIIASATSNRQTRALASSVSDRGRAMQIQVAIEGEDTGEWVVVDLGDIVVHIMQPAIREYYNLEEIWGGKPVRVKLLPQSTRPALSGATYDLDDV, encoded by the coding sequence ATGGATATACAGAAATTACAGCGCGCCGTCATCGACGCCCTTGAGGACGTCAAGGCGCAAGACATCAAAGTCTTCAATACCACGCACCTGACCAGCCTATTCGACCGCGTCATCATCGCCAGCGCCACATCCAACCGGCAGACGCGTGCATTGGCTTCCAGCGTGTCCGATCGCGGCCGTGCCATGCAGATCCAGGTGGCGATCGAAGGCGAGGACACCGGCGAATGGGTGGTGGTGGACCTCGGGGATATCGTCGTCCACATCATGCAGCCGGCGATCCGCGAATACTACAACCTGGAAGAAATCTGGGGCGGCAAACCCGTCCGGGTGAAACTGCTGCCGCAGTCGACGCGCCCCGCGCTGTCCGGCGCGACTTATGACCTTGACGACGTTTGA
- the nadD gene encoding nicotinate-nucleotide adenylyltransferase — MALKRIGLLGGSFDPIHVAHVALARTALHALGLDEVQLIPAASPWQRGPLRATPAQRCEMIRLAIAQVPGLALNTIEIDRGGPTYTVDTIRSLPADRRYVWLLGTDQLANFCTWREWQAIADAVDLAVATRPGTPLVPPAELAAHLAAGQRRIETLPFAEMAVSASDIRERVAHDLPVDGLVAEPVRLYIGAHHLYHD, encoded by the coding sequence ATGGCTCTGAAGCGTATCGGCCTGCTGGGAGGCAGCTTCGATCCCATACATGTGGCCCACGTCGCGCTGGCCCGGACGGCCCTGCATGCCCTGGGGTTGGACGAAGTCCAGCTGATCCCCGCCGCCAGCCCCTGGCAGCGCGGGCCGCTGCGCGCGACACCCGCACAGCGTTGCGAGATGATCCGCCTGGCCATCGCGCAGGTACCCGGCCTGGCGCTGAACACCATCGAGATCGACCGTGGCGGGCCCACCTACACGGTCGACACGATACGCAGCCTGCCAGCGGACCGGCGCTATGTCTGGCTGCTGGGGACGGACCAGTTGGCGAACTTCTGCACCTGGCGCGAGTGGCAGGCGATCGCCGACGCGGTGGACCTGGCCGTCGCCACGCGGCCTGGCACGCCACTGGTCCCGCCGGCGGAACTGGCGGCGCACCTCGCGGCCGGGCAACGGCGTATCGAGACGCTGCCTTTTGCCGAAATGGCGGTGTCCGCTTCCGACATCCGCGAGCGCGTGGCACACGATTTGCCCGTGGACGGCCTGGTGGCGGAGCCGGTGCGGCTATACATCGGTGCACACCACCTCTACCATGACTAG